A single region of the Winslowiella toletana genome encodes:
- the arnC gene encoding undecaprenyl-phosphate 4-deoxy-4-formamido-L-arabinose transferase, with protein sequence MNEQPINKVSVVIPVFNEQACLPELIRRTTAACALLPMDYEILLVDDGSSDDSAEMMAAAAEQPDSHIVAVLLNRNYGQHSAIMAGFSHVSGDLIITLDADLQNPPEEIPRLVSVAAEGYDVVGTVRQNRQDSWFRKRASRMINHLIQRTTGKAMGDYGCMLRAYRRHIIEAMLHCHERSTFIPILANTFARRAIEIPVKHAEREFGDSKYSFMKLINLMYDLITCLTTTPLRMLSVFGSAIALFGFAISLLLIVLRLFFGPQWAAEGVFMLFAILFIFIGAQFVGMGLLGEYIGRIYNDVRARPRYFIQRVVKHSPSSSAQDNQ encoded by the coding sequence ATGAATGAACAACCAATTAATAAAGTCTCGGTAGTGATCCCAGTCTTTAACGAGCAGGCGTGCCTGCCGGAATTGATCCGGCGCACCACTGCTGCCTGCGCCTTGCTGCCCATGGATTATGAAATTTTGCTGGTGGATGACGGCAGCAGTGATGATTCGGCGGAGATGATGGCGGCAGCGGCTGAACAGCCGGACAGCCATATTGTCGCGGTATTACTCAACCGTAACTATGGCCAGCATTCGGCGATTATGGCCGGTTTCAGCCACGTCAGCGGTGATTTAATTATTACGCTGGATGCCGATCTGCAAAACCCGCCGGAAGAGATTCCGCGTTTAGTCAGCGTGGCGGCAGAGGGTTATGACGTAGTCGGTACCGTGCGGCAAAACCGCCAGGACAGCTGGTTCCGTAAACGCGCGTCGCGCATGATCAATCATCTGATTCAGCGCACCACCGGTAAAGCGATGGGCGACTACGGATGCATGCTGCGCGCTTACCGCCGTCATATTATTGAGGCAATGCTGCATTGCCACGAGCGCAGCACCTTTATTCCGATTCTGGCGAACACCTTTGCCCGTCGGGCGATTGAAATTCCGGTTAAACATGCCGAGCGTGAGTTTGGCGACTCAAAATACAGCTTTATGAAGCTGATTAATTTGATGTACGACCTGATCACCTGCCTGACCACTACGCCACTGCGAATGCTGAGCGTATTTGGCAGCGCGATTGCATTATTTGGCTTTGCCATTTCGTTGCTGCTGATCGTACTGCGGCTGTTTTTTGGACCGCAGTGGGCGGCAGAAGGCGTATTTATGCTGTTCGCCATTCTGTTTATTTTTATTGGCGCGCAGTTCGTCGGCATGGGCTTACTCGGTGAATATATTGGACGTATCTATAACGACGTCCGTGCCCGCCCGCGTTATTTCATCCAGCGCGTAGTTAAACACTCACCATCTTCTTCTGCACAGGACAATCAATAA